Genomic DNA from Pseudodesulfovibrio senegalensis:
TGTGCTGGAGGATGAGGATACCTTTGTGCTGGCCGCGCGGTCATCCGGCTTCGGCGAGGAATTGCCGAACATGCGCGGCTGGGACGAACAGGTCGGCCCCAACGTCGCGCACAGTGAAGGCTACCTGTTCCTGCCCGTGCGCTGCAATCCCGACTACAACGACCTGCTGCCCTTTTTGCCGCCGGACAACATCATCGGCAATTTCGTGTTCAAAACCGGCCCGGACCTGAGCGATTCGGACCGGTTGTTCATGGAAAAATACGTGAACCGCGTGGGCTTTCAGCTGCACAACCGCTTGTTGCGCGACCGAAACCGTGAACATCTGGGGTTCATTCGCAATCTTGTGGAAGACATCGGCCACAACGTCATTGTTCCCAATATGTATTTCAAGCTGTATTTCAACCAGTTGCGTCGCATGATCAACTCGTTGAAAACCGTGAGCGCCGACATGCGCAAATTGGGCAGGGAAAAGCTGGAGCCTGATTGCGCCGACTGCGCGGACCGGCTGCAAGCGGTCCACGGGAACATGAAGGAAAAGTTCGACGAGATATACCGTCACTATGTGCAGACCAGCATGTTCCTGGAGACCCTGTTGCGGCGCAGGCATTTCGAGGAAGGACGCTACGTTCTGGAAAAGCGTCCCTGCAACCTGCGCAGTCAGGTGGTGGAGCCGCAGCTCAGCCGCTACATGCCGCGGCTGGAGGAGCGTGGCGTGGAGCTGGACATGACCCTTGGCGGTGCGCCGCCGGATCAGGTCATACGCATCGTGGTGGACATCGGGCTGCTCTCGCAGGTTTTTGCCAATCTTTTTTCCAACGCGGTCAAATACACGCGCCAGGCCACGTTGCCGGACGGCCGCACCGGGCGGTTCATGTCCTATGGCTGGAAGCTGGTCAAGAATCATTTTTCCACGGGAGTGGACGGCATCCGCATGTATGTGTTCACCACGGGCAAGCCCCTTTCGCTCTTGGACCCCATGGAGGTTTTTCAGGCCGGGTTCAGGGCCATGAACGAGCCGGACGAGGCCGGCACCGGGCACGGGCTGTTTTTCGTGCGTCAGGTGGTGGAGCTGCACCGGGGCGAGGTGGGCTATGCCGCCCGGGAGTACGGGAATGAATTCTATTTCATTCTTCCGCTGGAGCTTGAAGGGGCTCCGTCTCCGGTGCTGCCGCCGCGCTGCCCGGACCCGAGCCGCTAGACCCGCGCAGGTACCGCCGGTAGTAGGCCAGGCAGAGCATGGTCATGGGCAGGGCCAGCAGCAGCCCCAGAAAGCCCAGCAGTTTTCCCCATACAGAGAGCGAAAGCAGGATCAGCCATGGCGAAAGCCCCATGGCCTTTCCCTGCAGCTTGGGCACGAGCACCATGTCCTGCAGGGTCTGGGCCACGGCAAAGACCACGGCCACCGGAAGCATGCCGTACAGGAATCCGTGGCCCGTGATGATGGCGTTGAGCCCGGCCAGCACAAAGGCCGGGATCAGCCCTGCGATCTGCAGGTAGGGCACGATGTTCAAAAGGCCCGTGAACATGCCCAGCACGATGGCCAGCGGCAGGCCCGCAATGCTGAAGCCCGTGGCAAAGATCACGCCCATGATCAGGGCGATGAGTATCTGGGTGCGGAAGTAGCGGTTCATGGCCCCGGTGAACTCGTCGAAGAATTCCGTGACCGAGGTGCGATAGCGGTCCGGGATGTAGTCGTGCCAGTTGTTGCGGAACTTGCCGAAGTCCATGAGAATGAAAATGAGATACAGGAGCACGGCCACCAGCCCGGCCAGCGCGAACAGCAGGTTGGCCGTGGAACTGAGCAGATGCCATGCGCCGGGCAGGGCCTTTTTTGCCGCGGATTGCAACAGCCCGGCCAGTCCGGATTCGCTGAAGAACCGGCGCACGTCCTCGCGGGCCGCGAAATCGCGTATGGCCTGCCACAGGTCCGGTGGCAGACGGTCGGCGGCGCGCTGGGCCACGGCCGAGTTGTTGATCAGTTCGGAGAGCGTTTTGCCCATGGACGCCAGTTCGGAGATGACCATGGGGATCAGCACCCATGCGGCCAGCACGGCCATTCCCAGCAGCAGGGCAAGGCTCAGGAACACGGCCAGCGGGCGCGAACGGACAATGCGCTGGGTGAATTCCACCAGCGGGTTGACCATGTAAGCCAGCACCAGCGCCGCCACAAAGGGCAGCAGGGCGTCGCTCAGGGAAGCTATCAGGCTGAAACCTGCCCAGAGCGCGGCCACGGTCAGGGTCAGCCGCACCACGCGGTC
This window encodes:
- a CDS encoding sensor histidine kinase; translated protein: MKTTDVPGNDSGSNADAPEGSSGPRSENDVCFISPEARAEFVDRRIRGKMDDYARYDFSPSQVRALNIFFDLSQEFRGRELFYDTCLYIPRIMFGLESCLYVLEDEDTFVLAARSSGFGEELPNMRGWDEQVGPNVAHSEGYLFLPVRCNPDYNDLLPFLPPDNIIGNFVFKTGPDLSDSDRLFMEKYVNRVGFQLHNRLLRDRNREHLGFIRNLVEDIGHNVIVPNMYFKLYFNQLRRMINSLKTVSADMRKLGREKLEPDCADCADRLQAVHGNMKEKFDEIYRHYVQTSMFLETLLRRRHFEEGRYVLEKRPCNLRSQVVEPQLSRYMPRLEERGVELDMTLGGAPPDQVIRIVVDIGLLSQVFANLFSNAVKYTRQATLPDGRTGRFMSYGWKLVKNHFSTGVDGIRMYVFTTGKPLSLLDPMEVFQAGFRAMNEPDEAGTGHGLFFVRQVVELHRGEVGYAAREYGNEFYFILPLELEGAPSPVLPPRCPDPSR
- a CDS encoding AI-2E family transporter, which gives rise to MFDDSKPYTFDRVVRLTLTVAALWAGFSLIASLSDALLPFVAALVLAYMVNPLVEFTQRIVRSRPLAVFLSLALLLGMAVLAAWVLIPMVISELASMGKTLSELINNSAVAQRAADRLPPDLWQAIRDFAAREDVRRFFSESGLAGLLQSAAKKALPGAWHLLSSTANLLFALAGLVAVLLYLIFILMDFGKFRNNWHDYIPDRYRTSVTEFFDEFTGAMNRYFRTQILIALIMGVIFATGFSIAGLPLAIVLGMFTGLLNIVPYLQIAGLIPAFVLAGLNAIITGHGFLYGMLPVAVVFAVAQTLQDMVLVPKLQGKAMGLSPWLILLSLSVWGKLLGFLGLLLALPMTMLCLAYYRRYLRGSSGSGPGSAAAAPETEPLQAPAEE